One Desulfonatronovibrio hydrogenovorans DSM 9292 DNA segment encodes these proteins:
- a CDS encoding GxxExxY protein, which translates to MSNYLYKKESYAIIGAAMDVYNELGPGFLEVIYHDAIKIELAEQGIPFESEKALHVYYRGHTLAHEYVADLICYDRILVELKAQKEIHDAHLSQVLNYLKATGLALGYVINFGNPDKLKWQRVLMSDNLIEDEL; encoded by the coding sequence ATGTCTAATTATCTGTACAAAAAGGAATCCTACGCCATCATTGGTGCTGCCATGGACGTATATAATGAACTTGGTCCAGGTTTTCTGGAAGTCATTTATCATGATGCCATCAAAATTGAGCTTGCAGAGCAAGGTATACCTTTTGAGTCGGAAAAGGCGTTGCATGTATATTACCGAGGGCATACTCTGGCACATGAATATGTTGCCGACCTGATCTGTTATGACCGCATACTGGTTGAACTTAAGGCTCAAAAAGAAATTCATGATGCACACCTGTCCCAGGTCCTGAATTATCTCAAAGCCACCGGCCTGGCTCTTGGCTATGTGATAAATTTTGGAAACCCGGACAAGCTCAAGTGGCAAAGGGTGCTGATGTCTGACAACCTGATCGAAGATGAACTTTGA